In Pseudomonas sp. MYb327, one DNA window encodes the following:
- a CDS encoding ATP phosphoribosyltransferase regulatory subunit, whose protein sequence is MATVDRWLLPDGIEEVLPPEAARIEVARRQVLDLFQSWGYEFVVTPHIEYLESLLTGAGQDLDLRTFKVIDPQSGRQMGFRADITPQVARIDAHTLRREGPSRLCYAGSVLHAQPRALSSSRSPIQLGAELYGDGSPSSDVEVISLMLAMLQLADVPDVHMDLGHVGIYRGLARAAGLSGEVEQQLFDALQRKAIDEVITLTEGLPADLSDMLRALVDLCGGREVLAAARERLAKAPAPVLAALDDLLAIAERLSVRFPELPLYFDLGELRGYHYHTGVVFAVFVPGVGQSIAQGGRYDDIGADFGRARPATGFSTDLKTLVTLGRAEIELPSGGIWMPDSTDAALWQQVCQLRSEGQRVVQALPGQPLAAAREADCDRQLIQQNGLWQVSPLAS, encoded by the coding sequence ATGGCAACGGTAGACCGCTGGCTGCTGCCAGATGGCATCGAAGAAGTACTGCCACCGGAAGCGGCGCGCATTGAAGTCGCGCGTCGCCAGGTGTTGGATCTGTTCCAGAGCTGGGGTTACGAGTTCGTCGTGACTCCCCATATCGAGTACCTGGAATCCTTGCTGACCGGCGCGGGCCAGGATCTTGATCTGCGTACCTTCAAGGTCATCGACCCGCAGTCGGGCCGGCAGATGGGTTTTCGCGCTGACATCACGCCACAGGTTGCGCGCATCGATGCGCACACCCTGCGTCGCGAAGGCCCGAGCCGTCTGTGCTACGCCGGCAGCGTGCTGCATGCTCAGCCGCGTGCCTTGTCGTCCTCGCGCAGCCCGATCCAGTTGGGTGCCGAGTTGTACGGCGATGGCAGTCCGAGCAGCGACGTCGAAGTCATCAGCCTGATGCTGGCCATGCTGCAACTGGCTGACGTGCCGGATGTACACATGGACCTGGGGCATGTCGGTATCTATCGCGGCCTGGCCCGCGCTGCCGGCCTTTCCGGTGAAGTTGAGCAACAGTTGTTCGATGCGTTGCAACGCAAGGCCATTGATGAGGTCATTACCTTGACCGAAGGCCTGCCGGCCGATCTGTCGGACATGCTGCGCGCATTGGTTGACCTGTGTGGCGGTCGCGAAGTGCTGGCGGCTGCGCGTGAGCGTCTGGCCAAGGCTCCGGCGCCGGTTTTGGCGGCACTGGACGATTTGCTGGCGATTGCCGAGCGTCTGTCCGTGCGTTTCCCGGAACTGCCGCTTTATTTCGACCTCGGCGAGTTGCGCGGTTACCACTACCACACCGGTGTGGTGTTTGCGGTGTTCGTACCGGGTGTTGGCCAGTCCATTGCCCAGGGCGGTCGTTATGACGACATCGGCGCCGATTTCGGTCGCGCTCGTCCGGCAACCGGCTTCTCCACCGATTTGAAAACCCTGGTGACCCTGGGGCGTGCTGAGATCGAGCTACCGTCTGGCGGTATCTGGATGCCTGACAGTACGGATGCGGCACTCTGGCAGCAGGTTTGCCAGTTGCGCAGTGAGGGTCAGCGTGTCGTTCAGGCATTGCCTGGACAACCTTTGGCCGCCGCCCGTGAAGCGGACTGCGACCGGCAATTGATTCAGCAGAACGGGCTTTGGCAAGTATCGCCACTGGCTTCTTGA
- the hflC gene encoding protease modulator HflC, which produces MSNKSLIALIVGVVVAIAAWNCFYIVAQTERAVLLQFGRVVQTDVQPGLHVKVPYVNQVRKFDARLMTLDAPTQRFLTLEKKAVMVDAYAKWRVKDAERFYTATSGLKQIADERLSRRLESGLRDQFGKRTLHEVVSGERDALMADITASLNKMAEKELGIEVVDVRVKTIDLPKEVNRSVFERMSTEREREAREHRAKGNELAEGIRADADRQRRVLLAEAYRESEEIRGDGDAQAASIYSKAYGQDQEFYAFYRSLRAYRESFANKSDVMVLDPSSDFFHYLEKAKP; this is translated from the coding sequence TTATTGTCGGCGTCGTCGTGGCGATCGCAGCCTGGAACTGCTTCTACATCGTGGCTCAAACCGAGCGTGCGGTGTTGCTGCAGTTCGGTCGCGTGGTCCAGACCGATGTTCAGCCTGGCCTGCATGTGAAAGTGCCTTACGTTAACCAGGTGCGTAAATTCGACGCACGCCTGATGACGCTGGATGCACCGACACAACGCTTCCTAACGCTGGAGAAGAAGGCTGTGATGGTCGATGCCTACGCCAAGTGGCGCGTGAAGGACGCGGAGCGTTTCTACACCGCGACTTCCGGTCTGAAACAGATTGCCGACGAACGTCTGTCGCGTCGTCTGGAATCGGGCCTGCGTGACCAGTTCGGTAAGCGCACCTTGCACGAAGTCGTGTCTGGTGAGCGTGATGCGCTGATGGCGGATATCACGGCTTCGCTGAACAAGATGGCCGAAAAAGAGCTGGGCATCGAAGTTGTCGATGTACGGGTCAAGACCATCGACCTGCCGAAAGAAGTAAACCGTAGCGTGTTCGAACGTATGAGCACCGAGCGTGAGCGTGAAGCTCGCGAGCACCGCGCCAAGGGTAACGAGCTGGCTGAAGGCATTCGTGCCGACGCCGATCGTCAACGCCGCGTGCTGCTGGCCGAAGCCTATCGTGAATCCGAAGAGATTCGCGGTGACGGTGATGCCCAGGCCGCTTCGATCTACTCCAAGGCCTACGGTCAGGATCAGGAGTTCTACGCGTTCTACCGTAGCCTGCGTGCCTATCGTGAAAGCTTCGCGAACAAATCCGACGTCATGGTCCTCGACCCAAGCAGTGACTTCTTCCACTACCTGGAAAAAGCCAAGCCTTGA